In the genome of Physeter macrocephalus isolate SW-GA chromosome 20, ASM283717v5, whole genome shotgun sequence, one region contains:
- the LOC102984467 gene encoding ORM1-like protein 1 — translation MNVGAAHSEVNPNTRVMNSRGMWLTYALGVGLLHIVLLSIPFFSVPVAWTLTNVIHNLGMYVFLYAVKGTPFETPDQGKARLLTHWEQLDYGVQFTPSRKFFTISPIILYFLASFYTKYDPTHFILNTASLLSVLIPKMPQLHGIRIFGINKY, via the coding sequence ATGAATGTTGGAGCTGCCCACAGTGAGGTGAATCCAAATACCCGTGTAATGAACAGCCGGGGTATGTGGCTGACATATGCTTTGGGAGTTGGCTTGCTTCATATCGTTTTACTCAGTATTCCCTTCTTCAGTGTTCCTGTTGCTTGGACCTTAACAAATGTTATACATAATCTGGGCATGTATGTATTTCTGTATGCAGTAAAAGGAACACCATTTGAAACTCCTGACCAGGGTAAAGCGAGGCTCCTAACTCACTGGGAACAACTGGACTATGGAGTACAGTTTACACCTTCAAGGAAGTTTTTCACAATTTCTCCAATAATTCTATACTTTCTGGCAAGTTTCTACACGAAGTATGATCCAACTCACTTCATCTTAAACACAGCTTCTCTCCTGAGTGTGCTAATTCCCAAAATGCCACAGCTACATGGTATTCGGATCTTTGGAATTAATAAGTATTGA